One bacterium DNA segment encodes these proteins:
- a CDS encoding secretin N-terminal domain-containing protein, producing the protein MKFQRREYWLWMPFLLVLVCSGLVSVFAFSPSCQAERRKPYDSDISDHDFPYENCSLRAVDADVRNVLRAFADRYRLSIIMSEDVQGKISIIVNDIPVKEAFKSILNYADLGFIKEGDIYRIRPLEKLLAQETSNQKVEELRTEIIPLKYANAERLIPNLSKFKTNLPETVVEADKWTNSVVIKDTAEKIEEVKALISKLDIAEPLKDIKEVTQSTKIVKLRYIKCLDVAQIKALEGKVSAHEPTNSVIITDLPENIGRLTSIIEDLDKPVCQIMIDAKIVETTKSYSNSFGIQWGGRSHFSPPSGKTMPTISIGGAMGGSNFDGSSSNYAVNVPTTTNAYGGVDLMLGHIKDKMALNLRLSAMEDSGNGRIISQPRIMALDNTQATISSGEIIQLPPILYTGTTIVTGGANQENSTATEKEAKTKLVVTPHIISDNQVQLTINISRDTPDFSRTINNVPVIYTREAETELILSNGETAVIGGLAITDTSQQQSAIPWLSKIPLIGWLFKGKTNRSQYGELLVFITPHIVQAQQAKN; encoded by the coding sequence ATGAAATTTCAGAGGAGAGAATATTGGCTATGGATGCCGTTCCTCTTGGTCTTAGTGTGCAGCGGTCTTGTATCTGTCTTTGCCTTCAGCCCCAGTTGCCAGGCGGAAAGAAGAAAACCTTATGATTCCGATATTTCCGACCATGATTTCCCGTATGAGAACTGCTCCCTGAGAGCTGTCGATGCTGATGTCAGAAACGTATTGCGGGCCTTTGCCGACAGGTACCGGCTGAGCATCATCATGAGTGAAGATGTTCAGGGAAAGATCAGCATCATCGTTAATGATATCCCGGTCAAAGAGGCTTTTAAAAGCATCCTGAACTATGCCGACCTGGGGTTCATTAAAGAAGGGGACATTTACCGGATCAGGCCGCTCGAAAAGCTGCTCGCCCAGGAGACCTCGAATCAGAAAGTTGAGGAGCTTCGGACCGAGATCATCCCCCTGAAATACGCTAATGCAGAACGGCTGATACCCAATTTATCCAAGTTCAAGACCAACCTGCCTGAAACCGTTGTTGAGGCAGATAAGTGGACCAATTCAGTAGTTATCAAAGATACGGCCGAGAAAATCGAAGAGGTCAAAGCTCTTATCAGTAAACTGGATATCGCTGAACCGCTAAAAGATATCAAGGAAGTGACGCAATCTACCAAAATCGTCAAGCTTCGCTACATCAAGTGTCTGGATGTGGCCCAAATCAAGGCCCTCGAGGGAAAAGTCAGTGCTCATGAACCAACCAATTCGGTTATCATCACCGATCTGCCGGAAAACATTGGCCGGTTGACTTCAATTATTGAAGACCTGGATAAACCGGTCTGCCAGATCATGATCGATGCCAAGATCGTCGAGACAACCAAAAGCTACAGCAACAGCTTCGGCATACAGTGGGGAGGCCGTTCGCATTTCAGTCCTCCATCGGGAAAAACGATGCCGACCATATCTATCGGGGGCGCTATGGGAGGGAGCAATTTCGACGGCAGCTCTTCCAACTATGCGGTAAATGTGCCCACAACAACGAACGCCTACGGCGGGGTCGATCTCATGCTGGGCCACATCAAGGACAAGATGGCCCTGAACCTCCGGCTATCGGCCATGGAAGACAGCGGAAACGGGCGGATCATTTCTCAGCCGCGGATTATGGCCCTGGATAATACCCAGGCCACGATCAGCAGCGGTGAGATCATTCAACTGCCCCCTATACTGTATACCGGCACAACGATCGTGACTGGCGGTGCAAATCAGGAAAATAGTACCGCCACCGAAAAGGAGGCAAAAACCAAACTGGTTGTCACCCCGCATATTATTTCGGATAATCAGGTCCAGCTTACCATAAACATCAGTCGTGATACACCGGATTTCAGCCGCACAATCAACAATGTGCCGGTTATTTATACCCGCGAGGCGGAAACGGAGCTTATTCTCAGTAATGGCGAAACCGCTGTCATCGGCGGGCTGGCGATTACCGATACATCCCAGCAGCAGTCGGCCATCCCCTGGCTCAGTAAGATTCCTCTTATCGGGTGGTTATTCAAGGGAAAAACAAACCGGTCCCAATATGGAGAGCTGCTGGTTTTTATTACTCCTCATATTGTCCAGGCCCAACAGGCCAAAAATTAA
- a CDS encoding prepilin-type N-terminal cleavage/methylation domain-containing protein produces MCARFCARRRFQFRAESGRLLPEEGLTLVELVVSLVVVAILLTMWGKFLIDFYANREAVKVAIELQEQAEFAMDHMVYGFIDPAGSSAEEAHREAGIIWASDCRRDSATKLSFLDPSSSSWIVYEEREKKLVRHPASSSSPARDWITIIPYRDGYQEYRKSPYEVAVNFDVRPDKSVTIKVTVTKDRLSSELSTTVTPRNWARE; encoded by the coding sequence ATGTGCGCGCGGTTCTGTGCCCGACGACGATTCCAATTCCGGGCTGAGAGCGGAAGGCTGCTGCCGGAGGAGGGGCTGACCCTGGTTGAGCTGGTCGTCTCTCTGGTGGTTGTGGCCATCCTTCTGACGATGTGGGGGAAGTTTCTGATAGATTTTTATGCAAACCGCGAGGCGGTCAAGGTGGCGATAGAGTTGCAGGAGCAGGCTGAATTTGCCATGGACCATATGGTCTATGGTTTTATCGATCCGGCTGGATCCTCCGCAGAGGAGGCGCATCGAGAGGCAGGCATTATCTGGGCCTCGGATTGCAGACGTGACAGTGCCACGAAGCTCTCTTTTTTGGATCCATCCTCCTCCTCATGGATTGTGTATGAAGAGCGGGAAAAGAAACTCGTCAGGCATCCGGCTTCTTCCTCTTCCCCTGCCCGGGATTGGATAACCATTATCCCTTATCGTGACGGGTATCAGGAATATCGGAAAAGTCCTTATGAAGTAGCTGTTAATTTCGATGTTAGACCGGATAAGAGCGTGACAATTAAAGTGACCGTGACCAAGGATCGTCTATCCTCAGAGTTGAGTACAACGGTAACTCCGAGGAACTGGGCAAGGGAGTGA
- a CDS encoding prepilin-type N-terminal cleavage/methylation domain-containing protein, translating into MSRTLERKNTQSGFTLIEIMVVLVILGALAIISVPVYSNYVNRAKINEAISNVDALANAIRIYKMENGRWPTKDTLTKDDTTGGTVKVVDINETYFDITWSVPAPTATLIMNITPKTTSGLSGNGLIIYEISPEYRGTWKQNPANNGLLTKYAPYLLNTAS; encoded by the coding sequence ATGTCGAGAACTCTCGAAAGAAAAAATACACAAAGTGGTTTTACGCTTATCGAAATTATGGTTGTTCTGGTTATCCTGGGTGCCCTGGCCATTATTTCCGTTCCGGTTTATTCAAATTACGTCAACAGAGCTAAAATCAACGAGGCCATTTCCAATGTCGATGCACTGGCCAATGCTATCCGGATCTACAAAATGGAAAATGGAAGGTGGCCGACTAAAGATACTCTCACGAAAGATGATACCACAGGAGGCACCGTCAAGGTGGTTGATATTAATGAGACCTATTTCGATATTACCTGGAGTGTGCCGGCACCGACTGCTACTTTGATTATGAATATTACTCCAAAAACCACCTCCGGTCTCTCTGGCAATGGCCTCATCATCTATGAGATATCACCGGAATACAGGGGGACATGGAAACAAAATCCAGCTAATAACGGATTGCTGACCAAATATGCCCCATATCTTTTGAATACTGCATCGTAA
- the gspE gene encoding type II secretion system ATPase GspE — translation MPKGYRQEYDLLGNLLTKGNLITKGQLEEAYRKHKHTGERLGDILLNMGLISEEDLLKTLAKQLHIDYIDREGLSHISQAHAQLIPESMARKYLAFPLSIDEDGLTVAMSDPFDLLAIDNIQKVTQREIKPVIASKRDIEDSINLLYKKREEAQLLEVLEDLHAQHLEVQERKEEEKIDLESLRQQVEDAPVVKLVDYVISNAISKRASDIHVEPTEKELLIRYRIDGVLHKILSPSKQLQSAIVCRIKILSNLDIAERRLPQDGRFTVKFGSREIDLRVSSIPTIFGEKIVLRLLEKSSFNFRLEELGMDNHQLKIFRHHMYLPYGMILLTGPTGSGKSTTLYSILSRIRSPEKNIITIEDPVEYQIEGINQIQANFKIGLSFAQGLRSILRQDPDVIMVGEIRDQETAEISIRSALTGHLVFSTLHTNDAVGTLIRLINMGIEPFLVCNSLSLAVAQRLVRRICSHCKEAYTPSETLIESLGLQPDRNESVVFYRGRGCEKCNNTGYFGRIGIFELLVVNQSIRNMVLQNALPDIIKRKAIENGMTTLLESGLHKVIQGITSIEEILKTCMEED, via the coding sequence ATGCCGAAAGGATATCGTCAAGAATATGACCTCCTTGGAAACCTCCTGACCAAGGGAAATCTGATCACCAAAGGGCAACTGGAAGAGGCCTATCGGAAGCATAAACACACCGGCGAGCGGCTGGGTGACATCCTGCTGAACATGGGATTGATTTCCGAAGAGGACCTTCTGAAAACCCTGGCTAAACAACTGCATATCGATTATATCGATCGGGAGGGACTCAGCCACATAAGCCAGGCACATGCCCAACTGATCCCGGAATCAATGGCCCGGAAGTATCTTGCCTTCCCTCTTTCCATTGACGAAGACGGTCTTACGGTGGCCATGTCAGACCCCTTCGATCTTCTGGCCATTGATAATATCCAAAAAGTCACTCAGCGGGAAATCAAGCCGGTAATCGCCTCCAAACGGGATATCGAGGATTCGATCAATCTTCTCTACAAAAAGCGGGAAGAGGCCCAACTGCTGGAGGTTCTGGAAGACCTTCATGCTCAGCACCTCGAAGTTCAGGAACGCAAGGAAGAAGAAAAGATCGACCTTGAATCTTTGCGGCAGCAGGTCGAGGATGCTCCGGTTGTCAAGCTGGTCGATTATGTCATCAGCAATGCCATTTCCAAAAGAGCCAGTGATATCCACGTCGAACCGACAGAAAAAGAACTGCTCATCCGCTACCGGATAGATGGGGTTTTGCATAAGATACTCTCGCCATCCAAGCAACTGCAATCAGCCATTGTCTGCCGCATTAAGATCTTATCCAATCTGGACATAGCCGAGCGACGACTCCCCCAGGATGGAAGGTTCACGGTCAAATTCGGCAGCCGGGAGATTGACCTTCGGGTATCGAGCATTCCGACGATTTTTGGTGAGAAGATCGTCTTGCGACTGCTGGAAAAAAGTTCCTTCAACTTTCGTCTGGAAGAGCTGGGCATGGATAATCATCAACTGAAAATCTTCCGGCACCACATGTACTTACCCTATGGGATGATTCTTCTGACCGGCCCTACGGGAAGTGGAAAATCGACCACGCTCTATTCTATTCTCTCCCGGATCCGGTCTCCGGAGAAAAATATTATTACGATCGAAGATCCGGTGGAATACCAGATCGAGGGCATCAATCAGATCCAGGCAAATTTCAAGATCGGCCTTTCTTTCGCGCAAGGGTTACGGTCGATTCTGCGCCAGGATCCCGATGTGATTATGGTCGGAGAGATTCGCGATCAGGAGACCGCGGAGATCTCGATCCGCTCTGCCCTGACCGGGCATCTGGTCTTCAGCACGCTCCACACCAATGATGCGGTCGGAACCCTTATCAGGTTGATTAATATGGGCATTGAACCTTTTCTGGTCTGTAATTCCCTGTCCCTGGCTGTGGCTCAGAGACTGGTACGCCGTATCTGCAGTCATTGCAAGGAAGCCTATACTCCCAGCGAAACTCTGATCGAAAGCCTCGGCTTGCAGCCGGACCGCAATGAAAGTGTTGTCTTCTACCGTGGCCGGGGTTGTGAGAAATGCAATAATACGGGATACTTTGGCCGGATTGGCATATTTGAGCTTCTGGTCGTCAATCAATCGATCCGGAATATGGTCTTACAGAACGCCCTGCCCGATATCATTAAACGAAAGGCTATCGAAAACGGAATGACAACCCTGCTCGAAAGCGGTCTCCATAAAGTCATTCAGGGAATTACCTCGATTGAGGAAATCCTCAAGACCTGCATGGAGGAAGATTAA
- the pilO gene encoding type 4a pilus biogenesis protein PilO has protein sequence MAYSIPKTSMVITLGGCLLIASLFFYFLYMPNRRVFDQNLGQMGEMEQKIQVQSIAAKKLQREIASFNTHNTQVNYFNRLHIQKSEQVPYLLKSLTQEANALGIKFLSIDPLQPENKKFYQKRIFKVEARATYSQMLRFLNCIENKLKLNIDRFDLSQTEPIVTAQSDLASQTRPSDQVTAKIHINTLEMEDEQLKDFENLAQVRDFYLDPNSKGTAPAAPSPQLEETEQETLIAQAAENDPFRSEYLMASLGGRRRVDYDRPVLVVKKDDKELVVNAIIDFQKERRAILGQDVVRSGDTLENAQVGDRNVSMKVLSIGENTVTLGDGQERYTLKLSPNPVQFK, from the coding sequence ATGGCCTATTCCATACCGAAAACATCGATGGTTATTACACTCGGAGGATGTCTGCTGATTGCCAGCCTGTTTTTTTACTTTCTCTACATGCCCAACCGAAGGGTTTTTGACCAGAACCTGGGCCAAATGGGAGAGATGGAGCAGAAAATTCAGGTTCAATCTATCGCCGCCAAAAAGCTCCAGCGGGAAATCGCCTCCTTCAATACCCATAATACCCAGGTAAATTATTTTAACCGGCTGCACATTCAAAAATCGGAGCAGGTTCCCTATCTCCTGAAAAGTCTGACTCAAGAGGCCAATGCCCTGGGTATCAAATTCCTCTCCATTGACCCCTTGCAGCCTGAGAACAAAAAATTTTACCAGAAACGTATCTTCAAAGTCGAGGCACGGGCAACCTATTCGCAGATGCTTCGCTTTTTAAACTGCATTGAGAATAAACTGAAGCTCAATATCGACAGGTTCGACCTCAGCCAAACCGAGCCAATAGTGACTGCCCAGAGTGATCTGGCCAGCCAGACCCGCCCTTCTGACCAGGTGACAGCCAAAATTCATATTAATACCCTGGAAATGGAAGATGAGCAGTTGAAGGATTTCGAAAACCTGGCTCAGGTGCGGGATTTTTATCTTGATCCGAACTCAAAGGGTACTGCGCCGGCTGCTCCCTCCCCGCAATTGGAAGAGACTGAGCAGGAAACCCTTATTGCCCAGGCCGCAGAGAATGATCCATTTCGTTCGGAATACCTTATGGCTTCATTGGGAGGCAGGCGGCGGGTAGACTATGACCGGCCTGTCCTGGTTGTTAAAAAAGATGACAAGGAACTGGTTGTCAACGCCATCATTGATTTCCAAAAAGAACGGCGCGCCATCCTTGGTCAGGACGTAGTCAGGAGTGGAGATACTCTGGAAAATGCACAAGTAGGCGACCGGAATGTAAGTATGAAGGTTCTCAGCATTGGAGAGAATACCGTAACCCTGGGAGACGGGCAGGAAAGATATACCCTGAAGCTCTCTCCCAATCCGGTCCAATTTAAATAG
- a CDS encoding serine hydrolase domain-containing protein yields the protein MSEGMGGMGKWVIGTLLLFFVFISVPGLTWGSEKDGNTGLADAARLQESAPPQAAAESADALREETDLDYYIRRRLDRAHIPGLSAVIVKGGKIVWTGTYGWSRIVRQAVTSDTLFQVASVSKTVVAVAAMKAWEEGAFDLDEDINTYLPFKVKNPFASEKPITPRMLLTHTGTVRDQGNTMDSVYVWNRDSPISLGEFLKGYLTPGGRNYHPALNFYAENPGTVFHYSNIGAALAAYLVEVTTGMPFDTYCNRKIFQPLGMRETSWRLADLDNDHIAMPYGYDRLRRRYYPYGFYAYPDYPDGLLKTSAPQLARFLTMFINYGELEGVRILNRETVEEMRRVQNPAVDPRQGILWFYKELAGWKLLGHNGADIGVTSEMFFRPEDGVGVILLMNGDCTLFDEKVIKELETRLFKEAGA from the coding sequence ATGTCGGAAGGAATGGGTGGAATGGGTAAGTGGGTAATTGGAACTCTGCTCCTGTTTTTCGTATTCATCAGTGTGCCGGGATTGACCTGGGGAAGTGAAAAGGATGGAAACACCGGCCTTGCGGATGCGGCCAGGCTTCAGGAGTCTGCCCCGCCTCAGGCCGCAGCGGAATCAGCCGATGCCCTGCGTGAAGAGACTGACCTTGATTATTACATCAGGAGAAGGCTGGACAGGGCGCATATCCCGGGGCTTTCGGCAGTAATTGTCAAGGGCGGCAAGATTGTCTGGACCGGGACCTATGGCTGGTCACGGATTGTCAGACAGGCGGTTACCAGTGACACACTCTTTCAGGTTGCCAGCGTCTCAAAGACCGTCGTGGCCGTAGCGGCAATGAAAGCCTGGGAGGAGGGGGCATTTGACCTTGACGAAGATATTAATACTTACCTCCCCTTTAAAGTAAAAAATCCCTTTGCCTCCGAAAAGCCGATTACTCCCCGTATGCTGCTGACTCATACCGGAACTGTTCGTGATCAGGGAAATACCATGGATTCAGTTTATGTCTGGAACAGGGATTCTCCGATCAGCCTCGGTGAGTTCCTGAAAGGCTACCTCACTCCGGGGGGACGTAATTACCATCCCGCGTTGAATTTCTATGCCGAAAATCCCGGCACAGTCTTTCATTACTCAAATATCGGCGCTGCCCTGGCCGCATATCTCGTCGAGGTAACAACCGGCATGCCATTTGATACTTACTGCAACCGGAAAATTTTTCAGCCTCTGGGAATGAGAGAGACTTCCTGGCGGCTCGCCGACCTGGATAACGATCACATTGCCATGCCTTACGGCTATGACCGATTACGCCGACGATACTACCCCTACGGCTTTTATGCCTATCCTGACTACCCTGATGGTTTATTGAAAACCAGCGCACCCCAGCTTGCCCGTTTCCTGACCATGTTTATCAACTATGGCGAGCTTGAAGGAGTCAGGATTCTCAACAGAGAAACCGTTGAGGAGATGCGAAGGGTGCAGAATCCTGCGGTCGATCCCCGGCAGGGAATACTCTGGTTTTACAAAGAGCTGGCCGGCTGGAAACTGCTTGGTCACAACGGCGCGGATATCGGAGTAACCTCAGAAATGTTCTTCCGGCCCGAAGATGGCGTAGGTGTCATTCTCCTCATGAATGGAGATTGTACGCTCTTCGATGAGAAGGTCATCAAAGAGCTCGAAACCCGCCTGTTCAAAGAGGCCGGAGCATAA
- a CDS encoding type II secretion system F family protein, with protein sequence MPVFQYKARRFDGKTIAGVIELDSEMTLIDRLHRKNAVLLSATQVEEGRQAKIPQPGLRDKLQTKLKKTFNSISSNEILLFTHQMAAMFGAGVPLSRCLESLGKDLKNKKFRDIISEIHRDIESGDDLSEAMAKHPHVFSKLYINMIHAGESSGTLSTILSQLSFYQETAMEVRGKLKAALAYPVALISFTLVVVLTLLLFIIPQFNQIYTRLNTPLPLPTKILMNISTTIKYGYHWYLIGFFSLWAVWGLILQTSWGRNTWDRMKLRIPIIGPIQVKGIFTQFSRTLSILLKSGLPIIQSLRIISESTPNSYIKKKVEECSVKIQKGATISEAFSEGKVFPELMLQMISSGEESGTLFAMLSKVADFYQQQVNTTVATLTSIIEPVLIIVMGLIIGSIAISVFLPIFKMGGAFH encoded by the coding sequence ATGCCTGTTTTTCAATATAAAGCCAGGCGGTTTGATGGGAAAACCATAGCCGGTGTGATCGAGCTGGACAGTGAAATGACGCTCATCGACCGGCTTCACCGCAAGAACGCTGTTTTGCTGTCAGCCACCCAGGTGGAGGAGGGCAGGCAGGCCAAAATTCCTCAGCCCGGATTGAGAGATAAGCTCCAGACCAAATTGAAAAAGACCTTCAACTCTATCTCCTCCAATGAGATTTTACTCTTTACTCACCAGATGGCCGCCATGTTCGGGGCTGGAGTCCCCCTCTCCCGCTGCCTTGAATCCTTAGGCAAGGATTTAAAAAACAAAAAATTCCGGGATATCATTTCCGAAATCCACCGGGATATCGAAAGCGGGGATGATCTATCCGAGGCTATGGCCAAGCATCCTCATGTTTTCAGCAAGCTCTACATAAATATGATTCATGCCGGTGAATCGAGCGGAACATTGTCAACCATTCTCAGCCAGCTCTCCTTTTACCAGGAAACGGCCATGGAGGTGCGGGGCAAGCTCAAGGCTGCCCTGGCCTATCCCGTTGCCTTGATCTCTTTCACCCTGGTAGTCGTCCTCACCCTGCTGTTATTCATCATTCCCCAGTTCAACCAGATTTATACCCGGCTGAATACCCCCTTGCCGCTGCCGACAAAAATTTTAATGAATATCAGTACGACCATCAAGTATGGATATCACTGGTATCTGATCGGTTTCTTCAGCCTGTGGGCAGTATGGGGGCTTATCCTCCAGACATCATGGGGAAGAAATACCTGGGACAGAATGAAGCTGCGAATTCCCATTATCGGGCCTATTCAGGTCAAAGGCATTTTTACCCAGTTTTCCAGAACCCTTTCCATTCTCTTGAAAAGCGGTTTGCCCATTATTCAGTCACTCCGGATTATCAGTGAGTCAACCCCCAATTCCTATATCAAGAAAAAAGTCGAGGAATGCTCGGTCAAAATCCAGAAAGGGGCCACTATCTCCGAGGCCTTCAGCGAAGGGAAAGTTTTTCCTGAGCTTATGCTGCAAATGATTTCATCGGGGGAGGAATCAGGAACCCTGTTCGCCATGCTTTCCAAGGTGGCCGACTTCTATCAGCAACAGGTAAATACCACCGTGGCAACGCTTACCTCCATTATCGAACCGGTGCTCATCATCGTCATGGGCCTGATTATCGGCTCAATTGCCATATCCGTCTTTCTGCCGATCTTCAAAATGGGAGGAGCGTTCCACTAA
- a CDS encoding AAA family ATPase yields MEYYSLLGLQKEPFSNSPDPGFFYYSPEYQECLQRLEISIRLRRGLNIILGNIGTGKTTISRILVNMFKKEKDRFLFHLILDPSFRSEFQFLSCLNDTFGIAARVRSTVGYKEALQDYLFQKGVHEEKIIVLLIDEGQKLTSPYIEILRNLLNFETNEYKLLQLIILAQMEFLDIVAEHKNFMDRVNISYTINPLSLAETRDLIRYRLQRAGLPPENTLFDDEAIQYIHLQTQGYPRKIIQFCHHALVMTLIHEKRIVDLDIVQAVQEKSIFSDDELIRFKKNLQGLSRSYAQLQSHLHSINKD; encoded by the coding sequence ATGGAATATTATTCATTGCTTGGCCTTCAGAAAGAGCCTTTTTCCAATTCTCCAGACCCGGGATTTTTTTATTATTCGCCTGAATATCAGGAGTGCTTGCAGCGGCTTGAAATTTCCATTCGGCTCCGCCGGGGGCTGAACATTATCCTTGGAAACATTGGCACGGGAAAGACAACTATCAGCAGGATTCTGGTGAACATGTTCAAGAAGGAGAAAGACAGGTTTTTGTTTCACCTGATCCTCGACCCTTCTTTCCGCTCGGAATTCCAGTTTTTGTCCTGTCTGAACGACACCTTCGGTATCGCGGCCCGTGTCCGGTCAACGGTTGGATATAAGGAAGCCTTGCAGGATTATCTCTTTCAAAAGGGCGTTCACGAAGAGAAGATCATCGTTCTGCTCATTGACGAGGGGCAAAAATTGACCTCCCCTTATATTGAGATACTGCGAAATCTCTTGAATTTTGAGACAAACGAATATAAGCTGCTTCAGCTTATCATTCTTGCCCAGATGGAGTTTCTGGACATTGTGGCCGAGCATAAGAATTTCATGGACCGGGTAAATATCAGCTATACCATTAATCCGTTGTCCCTTGCGGAAACCAGAGATCTCATTCGGTACCGTCTTCAGAGAGCGGGACTGCCTCCAGAAAATACCCTGTTCGATGATGAAGCTATTCAATATATCCATCTCCAGACTCAAGGGTATCCCCGCAAGATTATCCAGTTCTGTCATCATGCTCTGGTCATGACGTTAATTCATGAAAAACGGATAGTTGATCTGGACATTGTGCAGGCTGTCCAGGAAAAGAGTATTTTTTCGGATGATGAACTTATCCGCTTTAAAAAAAATCTTCAGGGGCTTTCCCGGAGCTATGCCCAACTGCAATCGCATCTGCATTCCATCAATAAGGATTAA
- the pilM gene encoding type IV pilus assembly protein PilM, whose amino-acid sequence MKKEDEIAATNKLLRLIRGEKDPSESTPPRDIPNAGKDGGSDEELPERSPILKSNEYDDSPELSGPSALEEEEESRFADGLADSTHPDFPADPNRGEGIPDRQEPPDVYTLQDTQRKRKPRSERTEEDASDSVSSFPSSQSQQFLSAAAQPGEEIYRKQGEIKGNNKFSLGLDIGSRYIKYVQIQRRMNKCHLIAWGIIKNSHHTPGDWSSVAGTLRGLFGGNSLAHSRIISAVGGSSVIVRHIKFPPLSNKEIEESIRWEAKSYVPFPLRDVNIDYQILGRSTKNKQTDVLLVAVTKKLLQDHLDMLQSIQIKPSVIDINSLALVNAFSANNPGRDERAVVLLDIGSSTTILNIYKKDDLYLTRDIPIAGDAFTHAIQKEKRLSFEEAETAKHDKKFDLNIIRPVLDNLTREIRRSLIYYDNQTSRRGFGRIVLTGGSSRLSGLLGYLSEELGLAVEIANPFQAVQIDPRKFTQQDELQFFSPQMALALGLASRVA is encoded by the coding sequence GTGAAAAAAGAAGACGAAATCGCGGCTACTAATAAGCTCTTACGGTTGATCAGAGGAGAAAAGGATCCGTCGGAGAGCACGCCCCCCCGGGATATTCCGAATGCCGGGAAGGATGGTGGCTCTGATGAAGAGTTACCGGAAAGATCCCCGATCCTGAAAAGTAACGAGTATGATGATTCCCCTGAACTTTCCGGGCCTTCGGCTCTGGAAGAGGAGGAAGAGTCTCGTTTCGCTGACGGACTCGCGGACAGTACTCACCCGGATTTCCCGGCTGATCCGAACCGGGGAGAAGGCATTCCCGATCGGCAGGAACCTCCTGATGTTTATACTCTTCAGGATACCCAGAGAAAGCGCAAGCCCCGATCGGAACGCACAGAAGAAGACGCTTCCGACAGCGTTTCCTCATTTCCGTCATCCCAGTCCCAGCAGTTTCTGTCGGCTGCGGCTCAGCCTGGGGAGGAGATTTACCGCAAGCAGGGGGAAATCAAGGGGAACAATAAATTCAGTCTCGGTCTGGACATCGGTTCCCGATACATTAAATACGTCCAGATACAGCGCAGGATGAATAAATGTCATCTTATTGCCTGGGGAATCATTAAAAATTCCCACCATACTCCCGGTGACTGGTCTTCGGTGGCCGGTACACTGAGGGGTCTTTTCGGCGGGAATTCACTTGCTCATTCCAGGATCATCAGTGCTGTTGGCGGATCGTCGGTCATTGTCCGGCATATCAAATTTCCTCCTCTCTCGAATAAAGAGATCGAGGAGTCGATCCGGTGGGAGGCGAAAAGTTATGTACCCTTCCCCCTGCGGGATGTCAATATCGATTATCAGATCCTCGGCAGGTCAACTAAAAACAAGCAAACCGATGTGCTGCTGGTGGCAGTGACCAAAAAACTTCTGCAGGACCATCTGGATATGCTGCAAAGTATTCAGATCAAGCCAAGCGTTATCGATATCAACTCTCTGGCCCTGGTCAATGCGTTTTCGGCCAATAATCCGGGCCGGGATGAACGGGCAGTGGTCCTTTTGGACATCGGTTCTTCAACCACGATCCTGAATATTTACAAAAAGGATGATCTCTACCTGACGAGAGACATCCCGATTGCCGGGGATGCCTTTACCCATGCCATCCAAAAGGAAAAACGACTCAGCTTCGAAGAGGCGGAAACGGCAAAACATGACAAAAAATTTGACCTGAATATCATCCGGCCTGTTTTGGACAACCTGACCAGGGAAATCAGACGGTCTCTTATTTATTACGATAATCAGACTTCACGCCGGGGGTTTGGCCGCATCGTTCTGACCGGTGGCAGCTCCCGGCTGTCCGGCCTGCTTGGCTACCTTTCGGAGGAGCTTGGACTGGCTGTGGAAATAGCCAATCCCTTTCAGGCGGTTCAGATCGATCCCAGGAAGTTTACGCAGCAGGATGAGCTGCAATTTTTTTCTCCGCAGATGGCGCTCGCTCTCGGGCTGGCAAGCAGGGTGGCCTAA